The proteins below are encoded in one region of Juglans microcarpa x Juglans regia isolate MS1-56 chromosome 4D, Jm3101_v1.0, whole genome shotgun sequence:
- the LOC121260781 gene encoding F-box/LRR-repeat protein 3, which yields MSPISLLSVLTEDLLVRVYTRLGSDSDRKTWRIVCKNFLRVDLVTRRSLRILRFEFLQRLLFKYTNLDSLDLSVCPRIEDGAISLLLSRPEWLNWTRCLTRLTLSGATGLRHSGLELLLRACPRLEAVDVSYCWGYGDMEASAISCAKGLRELRMDKCLGVTDVGLAKIAVGCGKLERLSLKWCMEISDLGVDLLCKKCLDLKSLDVSYLKLTSESLRSIASLPKLEVLAMSGCAFVDDVGLQFLENRCPLLQVIDISRCEFLTYSGLQSVARGHNGLLQLNAGCCLSRLPATVLHCLKDMKNLNTIRIDGARVSDSSLEIISSNCKSLVEIGLSKCVGVTDMGIMQLVSGCVDLKIVNLTCCRSITDAAISALAKSCWKLVCLKLESCDKVTEKSLNQLGSCCLGLEEIDLTDCSGVDDKGLKYLSGCSELLCLKLGLCTNISDKGLAYIACNCTRISELDLYRCTGIGDDGLAALTNGCKKLMKLNLSYCNGVTDRGMHYIGHLKELSDLEMRGLINITSVGLTAVAAGCKRLAELDLKHCERIDDSGFWALAYYSRNMRQINMSYCAVSDVGLCMVMGNLTRLQDAKLVHLTKVTVKGFELALRACSVRIRKLKLNSRLRLVLSSETLETLHARGCMFRWD from the exons ATGTCGCCCATATCATTGCTTTCTGTGTTAACCGAAGACTTACTCGTCCGGGTTTATACCAGACTCGGCTCCGATTCTGACCGAAAGACGTGGAGAATCGTCTGCAAGAACTTCCTCCGAGTCGACTTGGTTACTCGGCGATCCCTCCGAATCCTCAGGTTCGAGTTTTTACAGCGCCTTCTCTTCAAGTACACGAACCTAGATTCCCTCGACCTTTCCGTCTGCCCGCGCATCGAAGATGGGGCCATTTCGCTCCTACTGAGCCGGCCTGAATGGCTGAATTGGACTCGGTGCTTGACTCGGCTCACGCTTAGTGGCGCAACCGGGTTGAGACACTCGGGGTTGGAGCTGCTGTTGCGGGCGTGTCCGCGTCTTGAGGCGGTGGACGTGTCATACTGTTGGGGTTACGGGGACATGGAGGCCTCGGCGATATCGTGTGCCAAAGGGCTGAGGGAGCTGAGGATGGACAAGTGCTTGGGGGTCACCGATGTTGGGTTGGCAAAGATAGCGGTTGGGTGTGGGAAGCTGGAAAGGCTGAGCTTGAAGTGGTGCATGGAGATATCCGATCTGGGTGTGGATCTTTTGTGCAAGAAATGTCTGGACTTGAAGTCTCTTGATGTTTCGTATCTCAAG CTTACAAGTGAATCTCTACGTTCAATTGCTTCTCTGCCGAAACTGGAGGTTTTAGCTATGTCGGGATGCGCTTTTGTAGATGATGTTGGTTTACAGTTTCTCGAAAATAGATGCCCATTGCTACAG GTGATTGACATATCTAGGTGTGAATTTCTTACTTATTCTGGTTTACAATCTGTAGCAAGAGGACATAACGGTCTTCTGCAGCTCAATGCTGGATGCTGTCTCTCG AGGCTTCCGGCAACAGTTCTCCACTGCTTGAAGGACATGAAGAATCTAAACACAATAAGAATTGATGGGGCTCGAGTCTCTGACTCAAGTCTCGAGATCATCAGCTCCAATTGCAAGTCGTTGGTGGAAATTGGGTTGAGCAAATGTGTTGGGGTGACCGACATGGGCATCATGCAGCTAGTATCTGGCTGTGTGGATTTGAAGATTGTCAATCTAACATGTTGCCGTTCCATCACTGATGCAGCAATTTCGGCTTTAGCAAAATCTTGTTGGAAGCTTGTGTGCCTAAAGTTAGAGTCTTGCGATAAAGTCACTGAGAAGAGTCTCAATCAGCTTGGATCATGTTGTTTGGGACTTGAGGAGATTGATCTGACTGATTGCTCTGGCGTAGATGACAAAG GACTCAAATATTTGTCTGGATGCTCAGAACTTTTATGCTTAAAATTAGGACTGTGCACAAACATATCAGACAAAGGATTGGCTTATATCGCTTGTAACTGTACAAGAATTAGTGAACTCGATTTATACCG CTGTACAGGTATAGGAGATGATGGATTAGCTGCGTTAACAAATGGTTGCAAGAAATTGATGAAGCTGAACTTGTCCTACTGCAATGGAGTTACCGACAGGGGGATGCATTATATTGGCCATCTTAAGGAACTCTCTGACCTAGAGATGCGTGGGCTCATCAACATCACAAGTGTGGGTTTGACAGCAGTTGCAGCTGGGTGTAAGAGACTGGCAGAATTGGATTTAAAACATTGTGAAAGGATTGATGACTCTGGTTTCTGGGCACTTGCCTACTACTCACGGAACATGCGACAG ATAAATATGAGCTATTGTGCTGTGTCAGATGTGGGGCTGTGCATGGTGATGGGTAATCTAACACGGCTACAAGATGCCAAGCTAGTGCATCTCACGAAAGTGACGGTAAAGGGGTTTGAACTTGCACTTAGGGCCTGCTCTGTCCGGATCAGAAAGCTCAAGTTAAATTCTCGTCTCAGACTTGTACTTTCTTCAGAGACACTTGAGACACTGCATGCGAGGGGTTGCATGTTTAGGTGGGattaa